The Candidatus Zixiibacteriota bacterium nucleotide sequence AATCATCGGCGGCATTGAAAACGCCTGCGCCTTCTCCTTCACAAGGAGACTTTCGGCGCATGAAGCCCGTTTCTACAAAAAACTCGAGGGAGGAGGAATCGAGTGCGGCATCTGCCCCCGCAAATGCCGGGTGACTGACCTGGAAAGAGGATACTGCGGCACCCGGGAAAACCGTTCCGATATTTATTATTCCCTGGTCTATGGTCTTCCCTGCTCCGCCAATATCGACCCAATTGAGAAAAAGCCTCTTTATCATTTTCTTCCCGGTTCCAGGGCGTTTTCGCTGGCGACGGCGGGATGCAATGTCAACTGCAAATTCTGTCAGAACTGGGAGATTTCACAGATGCGACCGGAGCAGACCGACAACTTTGAACTCCCCCCTCAGGCAGCCGTCGATACCTGTATAAGGGAGCGCGTTCCGGTCA carries:
- the amrS gene encoding AmmeMemoRadiSam system radical SAM enzyme; translated protein: MTSVIAGSGIIPQIIGGIENACAFSFTRRLSAHEARFYKKLEGGGIECGICPRKCRVTDLERGYCGTRENRSDIYYSLVYGLPCSANIDPIEKKPLYHFLPGSRAFSLATAGCNVNCKFCQNWEISQMRPEQTDNFELPPQAAVDTCIRERVPVIAYTYSEPVIFYEYMYDIAEWGDKSGIKSVMITGGYIEAQPLAQLLPQMDAVKVDLKAIREEYYRNIVGGQLKPVLDAIVQIKKSGVGLEIVYLVVPTLNDSDAEFRDLAQWLKNYVGTETPVHFSRFH